The window CCATGCCGTGAAGCACATCCTGGACATCCGCGCCTACCGCTTCACAGATGTTGGCGATTGAGTTGGCAAAGGCGACCCTGGTCGCCAGGTATGCGTTGGAGCCGTACTTGATCATCTCCGCCGATGCCGGATCAGTCTCGACGATCGGGGCATCCAGGCCGCGATAGACCTCCTTGAGGATCTCTAGCGCGGAATCGGAATTTGCACCGATGACGATCCGGTCGGGGTTCTTGAAATCAGACACGGCCGTTCCCTCGCGCAGGAACTCCGGATTGGAGGCAACCACGGCGTCGATGTGGCGACGCTGCAGAAGGGCTTGAGCCTTTTTGGTGGTCCCGACGGGAACCGTCGATTTCATCACCACGACTGCTCCCGACTCGAGCTCAGGGGCAATCTCATCGAGCGCGCGCCACACATATGAGAGGTCCGCTGATCCATCGGTCGCTTCCGGTGTCGGTACGGCGAGATACACGATTACGGCACCCTGCGCCGCCTCAGCTCCCGTCCGATGTACCGACAGACGACCCTCATCGAGCGCCTTCCGAAGAAGCGGCTCCAATCCTGGCTCCGAAATCGGTGACGTTCCGGCTGCGAGCATTCCAAAGCGGTCGGGATTCGACTCACCTAGCCGTACTTCGTGACCGAGACCCACGAGCCCCACGGCTTGCACGAGGCCGACATATCCAGCTCCAACTACTGCGACCTTCACGTCGTTCCTTCCTGGAGAACATCGCTTTCTGCCAACGCCGGCCGTGATGACGGCACTGAAGGGCACCAAGGCCCGCGAAAGATCAGGAGGCGTCGGACCCGAGAATGATACGCACATCCACCCCGGGCGTCAGCGTTCCCGAAACGACTTCCCCGAACCCCAACGACTCGACGATCAGGCCACCAATTGAAGCATTCCCTGGCGAAACGATCAGCTGAGTGATCGGGTGGTCGAAAGATGTGGCATCGCCAATCGACTCGATCACAAAACCGTCGGCGCCGAGCTTCTCTGCCCACCGTCCGGCGATCCCGGCGACCCCACTACCGTTCAAGACTTCGAGGCGAACGTCCGAGGGATTCACCGCGGCAGAGACGGCGCCGCCCGCCGCAAACTCGCGCAGAAGATCGGAGGCGGCCGGCTCAACCGGCACTTCATAGGAGATGCCGCCGATGTTGCTGGTGGACGTCGGATAGATGAAGGCCTCTATACCGCCAGGGCGAATGCCGCGCATCGCCCAGGCGAGTTCGAGCACACCGCGATCGACCAGAGCCGCGTCCACCTCGAGATGACTGCCGATCGCAATCACGACCTCTTCTGCCTGCGTGATCGTCGACGGCCGCTTAATCTGCGAAAGAATCGCGAACACCAACTCCTGCTGCCGGCCCATTCGACCGATATCGCTGGCATTCGCCGACCTCCAGGTACCGTCACGCAGCTCCTGGTAGCTCCGGGAGCGCGCGTAGGCCAGTGCCATCTCGCCGTCCAGAACCTGCTGACCTGCAGGCACATCGAGACCGGACTTCAGGTCCCTGGCCGGGTGGGCGAAGTTGATCGTCACCCCGCCCACCTCTTCGACAATTGCGGCGAACCCGCCGAAGTCCACCTCAACGTAGTGGTGGACCGGAAGGCCGGTGACCGCCCGGACCGTCGACACCAGCAAGCGTCCACCCCCATATGCGTAGGCGGCGTTGATCTTCTGAGTGCCGTAGCCCTCGATCTCGACCTTGAGGTCGCGCGGGATGCTCAGCAGTTGAGCCGTGTCGTCCTCCGGCTGCACCTGGACCAGCATGATCACGTCGGCGCGCTGCCCGGCGGCCGAGCCGAAGTGGTCTTCGAAGTCGCCCGGGATGTTCTCCCGAGAATCGCTCCCGATGACCAGGAACGTCGATGGATCGGAGGACTGCTCCGGCGACGCCGATAGCTCCCTTACAACGTCCTCATTCACCGTTACCGCGTTCTCGAACGTCGACTCGAGGTTGTGGAGGTAGAAGTATGCGCCGAACACGACCACATTCGCCAGCACGAGCAGGGTGACGAAGGTGCGCCGGGTCCGTGAGACCCGGCGATGAGAAGGCGGGGAGCTGTTGCTCATCGGTGCGTGAGCTTACCGTTCATCGAGTGAGACCGGATCCGTCATCTCTCACCTCCCAGACCCGACCGCTCATCAAGCGTTCAATCCCGGCGTCCGTCCGGACGAGGAGTGCCCCGTCGTCATCGATGTCTTCCGCTACTCCCACACCCCCCGGCTGCCAGCGAACCAGACGGCCGATCGTCGCGCACGACCGTCGGTATTCGATACGCCCCCAGTCTTCCGGACCAGAAACCATGCGCCGCAGCAGCGCCGATGCCCAGCATCGGGCAATCTCGAGGTGCACACCTTCACCAGGATCGACATCGAATGCTGCACCGTATCCGGCCGGAGGTTCACTCCACCACAGATTGATACCCATGCCGACCACCGCCACTTCTGTGGACCCCTCGACCAGGATCCCCGCCACCTTGGTCCCATCTCTCATCACATCATTGGGCCACTTCAGGACGAGACCGGCGGGCAGGCACTGGAGGGCACTCAGCCCCGCTACCAGCGGAAGCCGGCCCCACGTTTCCGGCGGCCAGAGAACGGCGAGCGCCAGCGAGGCGGCAAGAGCTCGGGGAGCCGTCTCCCATGAGGAGCCACCCCTCCCCCGTCCGGCAGTCTGACGGCGGGCGACCACCAGAACGGGCGTCCCGTCAAAGAGATCCCGGGCCCGGTCCTGGGTAGAAGAGGTCTCCTCGAGAGAAACCAGCACGTAATGTGTATCCATCTCGATCATTCCGAGGTCAATAGTCCGAAGCAGCTTAAAGGGGTCTCACGGTTGGGCACGGAAGAACGCATAGAAAACCTACGAAGGCTGCGCGATGAAGCGCTCCATGCGGGGAGCCAGCGGGCCATCGACCGTCAGCACGAACAAGGCAAACTCACCGCTCGTGAGCGGCTCGAGCTGTTGCTCGACAAGGGCTCGTTCCAGGAGATGGACATGTTTGTCCGTCACCAGGCATCCGGTTTCGGTATCGAAGAGAAGCGACCTGCTGGTGACGCGGTCATCACCGGATGGGGCACGATCGACGGTCGCACCGTGTTCGTCTTCGCCGAGGACTTCACCGTCTTCGGTGGCAGCCTCGGCAAGGCGGTCAGCGACAAAGTCGTCAAGGTAATGGACTTGGCGATGCAGGTCGGGGCGCCGCTCGTCGGGCTGAAGGATTCGGGCGGCGCTCGCATCCAGGAGGGGGTCGCATCGCTCGCAGGCTACGGCGAGATCTTCGAGCGCAACACCAGGGCATCCGGCGTTATCCCACAGATTTCAGTGATCATGGGCCCGTGCGCCGGCGGAGCCGTCTACTCACCGGCCATCACGGACTTCGTCTACCAGATCGACGGCACCAGCCATCTCTTCATCACAGGGCCGGATGTGATCAAAGCTGTGACTGCCGAGGAAGTCACAATGGAGGATCTCGGCGGCGCGCATGCGCACGCCGGTACGTCGGGCGTCACGCACTTCGTGGCCGAGGACGAACCGGACGCCCTCGAACAGGTCCGCTACCTGCTCTCATTCCTCCCCCAGAGCAACATGGAAGTGCCGCCCTACTTCTCTCCTTCCGATCCGCCCGATCGAATGAGCGACGACCTGGACTCGATGATTCCGGACTCCCCCAACCAGCCGTACGACATGGTCGATCTGATCAGCCATATCGTCGACGACGGCGAGTTCTATCAAGTGCACGAGGATTTCGCCACAAACATCGTGGTCGGGTTCAGCCGGTTGGACGGGTACACGGTGGGCCTCATCGGCAACCAGCCCGCTTCCCTGGCCGGCACGCTCGACATCTCGGCCAGCGAGAAAGCCGCCAGATTCGTCCGCTTCTGTGATGCCTTCAACATCCCGCTCGTGACGTTTGTGGACGTTCCCGGATTCCTCCCTGGAGTCGACCAGGAACACAACGGCATCATCCGCCACGGCGCCAAGCTGCTCTATGCCTACAGCGAAGCCACCGTTCCGCGCATCACCGTCATCACCCGTAAAGCGTACGGGGGCGCCTACGTGGTCATGAATTCGCGCGGCATTCGGGCAGACCTCGTGTATGCCTGGCCGTCCGCCGAGATCGCCGTGATGGGCGCCCAGGGCGCCGTCAACGTGATCTTCCGGCGCGAGATCGCAGGTGCCGACGACCCCGACGCCAAGCGCTCCGAACTCATCGGCGACTACGAAGAGAAGTTCGCCAACCCATACAAGGCGGCCGAACTCGGACTTGTCGACGAGGTGATCGAACCACGTGAGACGCGGTCGAAACTGATTCGCGCTCTGGCGATGCTCCGCAACAAACGCGAAGAACTGCCGCCCAAGAAGCACGGGAACATTCCGCTATGAGTCGCGAGTCGTTCGTCGCGAGCGGCGAGCACCGGGTCCTACCATGCCTCCGATGAAGTCTGTGCTCATTGCCAACCGTGGCGAGATTGCCGTCCGGGTCATCCGGTCGGCGAAAGAACGGGGCCTGCGGACAATCGCCGTCTACTCCGAACTCGACCGCGACGCGCTGCATGTCCAACTCGCCGACGAGGCATGGAATATCGGACCCGCTCCAGCCGCAGAGTCATACCTGAACATGAAGCGAATCCTCGAGGTGGCCGACCAATCTAAGGCCGAATCGGTGCACCCCGGCTACGGATTTCTCGCCGAGAACGCGGACTTCGCCGAAGCGGTGTTGGCGGCCGGCCTGATCTGGATCGGCCCACCGCCCGATGCGATCCGGATGATGGGCGACAAGATCGCCTCCCGGCAGGCCGCCAAGAAGGCCAAGGTGCCGATGGTTCCCGGAACCATCGATGCGCTCGATAATGCCGACGAGGCCAAGAAGGTCGCCGCCCAGTTCGGCTACCCGGTGGCCATCAAGGCCTCAGCAGGCGGGGGCGGCAAGGGCCTGCGGGTGGTTGGGAACGAGAGCGAATTGCAGAGTGCGATCGATGGCGCCAAGCGCGAGGCGCAAGCGTATTTCGGAAACGCGGCCGTCTATGTGGAGAAGTACGTTGAGCAGGCCAGGCACATCGAGGCCCAGATAATCGTTGATGCCGACGGGAACGGCCATTTCCTCGGCGAACGCGATTGCTCGGTCCAGCGCCGCCATCAGAAACTGATCGAGGAGACTCCCGCCGTAGGATTTCCAGACAAAGTCCGCAAGGCTCTGGGCAAGGCTGCGGTGGCCATCGCCGAGACGTGCGGGTATCGGAATGCCGGCACGGTCGAGTTCCTCGTCGATCGCGAATTCAACTTCTACTTCCTCGAGATGAACACTCGACTGCAAGTCGAGCACACCATCACCGAAATGGTGACCGGCGTCGATCTCGTCCAGGCGCAGTTGGCGGTTGCGCAGGGCGATCCCCTGCCGTTCACAGCCGTCGAACCCCGTGGACATGCAATCGAGTTCCGGATCAACGCGGAGGATCCGAGTCAGGACTTCCTCCCTACGCCCGGACAGGTCATCGACTATCGAGAACCCGCAGGGTTCGGCGTTCGCGTCGATAGCTGGATCCGGCCCGCCACCACCGTCAGCCAGTACTACGACAACCTCATGGCCAAGCTGGTCGTGTGGGGGGCTGATCGCGACGAAGCGATCCGGCGCGGAAAACGGGCATTGCAGGAGTACATCATCACCGGCGTCCGAACAACTATTCCCGCCCATCTGGCTGTACTCGACCACCAGGACTTCGTGGAAGGCCGTCACCACACCAAGTGGCTGGAAGACTCCATGGATCTCTCCCGCATCACCTGGGAAACCGCGGCAGCCCTGCCCGAGGACGCGGACCTCACGGAGCGATCGATCATGGTCGAAGTCGGCGGACAACGTTATGACGTTCGCATGTGGACAAGCCAGATCCAGCCGGCCGCCGGAGGAACCCGCGCCGCCCCACGTCGGAAACCACCGAAGCTGGGAGGTCGGGGAGGGTCCGCCACCGGCGCAGATGCCGGCGTCCTCACGGCTCCCATGCAGGGGACGATCGTCAAACTGCATGTCAAGGCGGGCGATCATGTCGAAGCGGGCGACCCGATCTGCATTCTCGAGGCGATGAAGATGGAGAACGAGGTGAGGGCACCGGTCGGAGGCGAGGTAGTTGACCTCAAGGTCCGGGCGGGAGATACCGTCACGCCCGGAGCGATCATTGCCGTGATTCGTTGAACGGCAGAGCCGTTCAACGAATCGGTTCTAGGTTCTAGGTAATTAGGTGCGAGAACCTCGTGAATCGGAACGATTCACGAGGCGGCGTCGGACAGGCTCTCGCTCATCGACGGGTGAACCATCAAGGTCTCGACGAGCACGTCTACTTTCAATCGGCCCT of the Acidimicrobiia bacterium genome contains:
- a CDS encoding UDP-glucose/GDP-mannose dehydrogenase family protein translates to MKVAVVGAGYVGLVQAVGLVGLGHEVRLGESNPDRFGMLAAGTSPISEPGLEPLLRKALDEGRLSVHRTGAEAAQGAVIVYLAVPTPEATDGSADLSYVWRALDEIAPELESGAVVVMKSTVPVGTTKKAQALLQRRHIDAVVASNPEFLREGTAVSDFKNPDRIVIGANSDSALEILKEVYRGLDAPIVETDPASAEMIKYGSNAYLATRVAFANSIANICEAVGADVQDVLHGMGHDARIGFHFMQPGPGFGGSCLPKDTRALAHIASSAGYEFTLLEEVIEANRQQRQKLFDKVRVAVGGDLNGKQIAIWGLAFKAGTDDLRESPAVDMANLLVAAGAHVTAHDPGVAPDLPGIEIAISPLEAVNGADALLIATEWPEFADLDLSLVREAMAGDAVIDGRNLLEPSTVRRSGLRYWGVGR
- a CDS encoding LCP family protein, whose protein sequence is MSNSSPPSHRRVSRTRRTFVTLLVLANVVVFGAYFYLHNLESTFENAVTVNEDVVRELSASPEQSSDPSTFLVIGSDSRENIPGDFEDHFGSAAGQRADVIMLVQVQPEDDTAQLLSIPRDLKVEIEGYGTQKINAAYAYGGGRLLVSTVRAVTGLPVHHYVEVDFGGFAAIVEEVGGVTINFAHPARDLKSGLDVPAGQQVLDGEMALAYARSRSYQELRDGTWRSANASDIGRMGRQQELVFAILSQIKRPSTITQAEEVVIAIGSHLEVDAALVDRGVLELAWAMRGIRPGGIEAFIYPTSTSNIGGISYEVPVEPAASDLLREFAAGGAVSAAVNPSDVRLEVLNGSGVAGIAGRWAEKLGADGFVIESIGDATSFDHPITQLIVSPGNASIGGLIVESLGFGEVVSGTLTPGVDVRIILGSDAS
- a CDS encoding biotin--[acetyl-CoA-carboxylase] ligase, with protein sequence MDTHYVLVSLEETSSTQDRARDLFDGTPVLVVARRQTAGRGRGGSSWETAPRALAASLALAVLWPPETWGRLPLVAGLSALQCLPAGLVLKWPNDVMRDGTKVAGILVEGSTEVAVVGMGINLWWSEPPAGYGAAFDVDPGEGVHLEIARCWASALLRRMVSGPEDWGRIEYRRSCATIGRLVRWQPGGVGVAEDIDDDGALLVRTDAGIERLMSGRVWEVRDDGSGLTR
- a CDS encoding acyl-CoA carboxylase subunit beta, which gives rise to MGTEERIENLRRLRDEALHAGSQRAIDRQHEQGKLTARERLELLLDKGSFQEMDMFVRHQASGFGIEEKRPAGDAVITGWGTIDGRTVFVFAEDFTVFGGSLGKAVSDKVVKVMDLAMQVGAPLVGLKDSGGARIQEGVASLAGYGEIFERNTRASGVIPQISVIMGPCAGGAVYSPAITDFVYQIDGTSHLFITGPDVIKAVTAEEVTMEDLGGAHAHAGTSGVTHFVAEDEPDALEQVRYLLSFLPQSNMEVPPYFSPSDPPDRMSDDLDSMIPDSPNQPYDMVDLISHIVDDGEFYQVHEDFATNIVVGFSRLDGYTVGLIGNQPASLAGTLDISASEKAARFVRFCDAFNIPLVTFVDVPGFLPGVDQEHNGIIRHGAKLLYAYSEATVPRITVITRKAYGGAYVVMNSRGIRADLVYAWPSAEIAVMGAQGAVNVIFRREIAGADDPDAKRSELIGDYEEKFANPYKAAELGLVDEVIEPRETRSKLIRALAMLRNKREELPPKKHGNIPL
- a CDS encoding acetyl-CoA carboxylase biotin carboxylase subunit, giving the protein MKSVLIANRGEIAVRVIRSAKERGLRTIAVYSELDRDALHVQLADEAWNIGPAPAAESYLNMKRILEVADQSKAESVHPGYGFLAENADFAEAVLAAGLIWIGPPPDAIRMMGDKIASRQAAKKAKVPMVPGTIDALDNADEAKKVAAQFGYPVAIKASAGGGGKGLRVVGNESELQSAIDGAKREAQAYFGNAAVYVEKYVEQARHIEAQIIVDADGNGHFLGERDCSVQRRHQKLIEETPAVGFPDKVRKALGKAAVAIAETCGYRNAGTVEFLVDREFNFYFLEMNTRLQVEHTITEMVTGVDLVQAQLAVAQGDPLPFTAVEPRGHAIEFRINAEDPSQDFLPTPGQVIDYREPAGFGVRVDSWIRPATTVSQYYDNLMAKLVVWGADRDEAIRRGKRALQEYIITGVRTTIPAHLAVLDHQDFVEGRHHTKWLEDSMDLSRITWETAAALPEDADLTERSIMVEVGGQRYDVRMWTSQIQPAAGGTRAAPRRKPPKLGGRGGSATGADAGVLTAPMQGTIVKLHVKAGDHVEAGDPICILEAMKMENEVRAPVGGEVVDLKVRAGDTVTPGAIIAVIR